One Pararhizobium sp. IMCC3301 DNA segment encodes these proteins:
- a CDS encoding glutathione S-transferase N-terminal domain-containing protein, with product MTIRLYDLCGRDTSRRFSPYCWRIKKALDHKKLAYETIAVPFTAIAGIEGNDAKTVPMLCDGDRSITDSFAIAEYLDEAYPQTPKLIDGAQARAMSRFVEAWTYSALHPGIVRMVAKDIHDILDAENQAYFRKSREKSLKTTLEQLHADRDRHRQGFQTNLLALDLMLRRQPFIGGATPNFADFIVYGSLKWPAACSDYDVLPQKPRILDWYAHLDT from the coding sequence GTGACCATCAGGCTTTATGATCTATGCGGACGCGACACATCCCGCCGTTTCAGCCCCTATTGCTGGCGTATAAAAAAGGCGCTGGATCATAAGAAGCTTGCCTATGAAACCATCGCCGTTCCGTTCACAGCGATTGCCGGGATTGAAGGCAATGATGCCAAAACCGTGCCGATGCTGTGCGATGGCGACAGATCCATAACCGATTCCTTTGCCATAGCCGAGTATCTCGATGAGGCCTATCCGCAGACGCCGAAGCTGATTGACGGCGCGCAGGCCCGCGCCATGAGCCGGTTTGTTGAAGCGTGGACCTATTCGGCCCTGCATCCGGGCATAGTCCGCATGGTGGCGAAGGATATTCATGACATTCTTGATGCTGAGAACCAGGCCTATTTTCGCAAGAGCCGTGAGAAGTCGCTGAAGACCACCCTGGAACAGCTCCATGCGGACCGGGACCGGCACAGGCAGGGTTTTCAGACCAATCTGTTGGCGCTTGATCTGATGTTGCGCCGGCAACCCTTTATCGGAGGCGCGACACCGAATTTCGCGGATTTCATTGTTTATGGCTCGCTGAAATGGCCAGCTGCCTGTAGCGATTATGATGTATTGCCGCAAAAACCGCGTATCCTGGACTGGTATGCCCATCTGGATACCTGA
- the purM gene encoding phosphoribosylformylglycinamidine cyclo-ligase — protein MGDSEKSSSNGLSYRDAGVDIDAGNALVDDIKPLVKATRRPGADSELGGFGGLFDLKAAGFTDPILVAANDGVGTKLALAVEADRHQTIGIDLVAMCVNDLIVQGAEPLFFLDYYACGKLDRRVAASVIAGIADGCLQAGAALIGGETAEMPGLYRDGDYDLAGFCVGAVERGQILPRSDIAAGDLLLGLASSGIHSNGFSLVRKILSVSGADLSGPAEFAAERSLGEVLMEPTRIYVRAVLSTLRRSDGVKALAHITGGGFTENIPRVLPDDLCARIDLDEIPYPDVFKWLSKTGGVEESEMLRTFNCGIGLVLVIAAEDRDEILTALREAGETPVEMGSLQPRADGEEQVIYANHLPGYDA, from the coding sequence ATGGGTGACTCCGAAAAATCCAGTTCCAACGGCCTGTCCTACCGCGATGCAGGCGTTGATATTGACGCCGGCAATGCGCTGGTCGACGACATCAAACCTCTGGTGAAGGCAACACGGCGTCCCGGAGCAGATTCTGAACTGGGCGGGTTCGGTGGCTTGTTCGATCTGAAGGCCGCTGGCTTCACGGACCCCATCCTGGTCGCTGCAAATGACGGTGTCGGTACCAAACTGGCACTGGCGGTGGAAGCAGACCGGCATCAGACCATCGGCATTGATCTGGTTGCGATGTGTGTCAATGATCTGATCGTGCAGGGTGCGGAACCGCTGTTCTTTCTGGATTATTATGCCTGCGGCAAGCTGGACCGGCGTGTCGCGGCCAGTGTCATAGCCGGGATCGCTGATGGCTGTCTTCAGGCGGGCGCTGCCCTGATCGGCGGCGAAACCGCTGAAATGCCCGGCCTTTATCGTGATGGTGATTATGATCTCGCCGGATTTTGCGTGGGTGCAGTGGAACGCGGACAAATCCTGCCACGCAGCGATATTGCCGCCGGCGACCTGCTGCTTGGCCTTGCCTCCTCGGGCATTCATTCCAATGGTTTTTCACTGGTGCGCAAAATTCTCTCCGTCAGTGGCGCGGATCTGTCCGGACCGGCAGAGTTTGCGGCTGAACGCAGCCTCGGCGAGGTGCTGATGGAGCCAACCCGGATTTATGTCAGAGCGGTACTCTCCACCCTGCGTCGGAGTGACGGGGTAAAGGCGCTTGCGCATATTACTGGCGGCGGCTTCACGGAAAATATTCCGCGGGTCTTGCCCGATGATCTTTGCGCCAGGATTGATCTCGACGAAATCCCCTATCCGGATGTTTTCAAATGGCTTTCCAAAACCGGCGGTGTTGAAGAGAGCGAAATGCTGCGGACTTTCAACTGTGGCATCGGACTGGTGCTCGTAATTGCTGCCGAAGACCGGGACGAAATCCTCACCGCGTTGCGCGAAGCGGGAGAGACACCGGTAGAAATGGGCTCACTTCAGCCCAGGGCCGACGGCGAAGAACAGGTCATCTATGCCAACCACCTGCCCGGCTACGACGCATGA
- the ndk gene encoding nucleoside-diphosphate kinase has product MAIERTFSIIKPDATRRNLTGKVIAKFEDAGLRVIASKRIHMSKAQAEGFYAVHKDRPFFGELVEFMISEPVVVQVLEGEDAIARNREVMGATNPADADAGTIRKEFALSIGENSVHGSDAPETAAEEIKYFFSNDEIVG; this is encoded by the coding sequence ATGGCTATCGAACGTACTTTCTCAATCATCAAACCAGACGCAACGCGGCGCAACCTCACCGGCAAGGTCATTGCCAAATTTGAAGACGCCGGTCTGCGCGTCATTGCCTCCAAGCGCATTCATATGAGCAAAGCCCAGGCCGAAGGGTTTTATGCTGTGCATAAAGATCGCCCGTTCTTTGGCGAATTGGTTGAATTCATGATTTCCGAGCCGGTTGTGGTTCAGGTTCTGGAAGGCGAAGACGCCATTGCCAGGAACCGCGAAGTGATGGGCGCAACCAACCCGGCGGATGCCGATGCAGGCACTATCCGCAAGGAATTCGCCCTGTCGATCGGAGAAAATTCTGTGCACGGTTCCGATGCACCTGAAACAGCTGCCGAGGAAATCAAATATTTCTTCAGCAATGACGAGATTGTCGGCTGA
- the purN gene encoding phosphoribosylglycinamide formyltransferase has translation MKQVAILISGRGSNMEALCQAAETTDSAYQVCRVLSNRPDAKGLQWASDHGFSTRVVDHRKFTSKAEFEAELNDDLNTAGADFVCLAGFMRLLSANFVQKWRGRLLNIHPSLLPSFPGLVPQQQALDAGVRISGCTVHFVSEDMDAGPIIVQTAVPVLPQDSEATLSKRILTAEHRTYAPALAAVCAGRVFWDGGSKATMSDEAGEPLHHYLDI, from the coding sequence ATGAAACAGGTTGCCATATTGATCTCCGGACGGGGCAGCAATATGGAAGCCCTGTGTCAGGCTGCCGAGACGACCGACAGCGCCTATCAGGTGTGCCGCGTGCTGTCCAACCGCCCGGATGCAAAGGGGCTGCAATGGGCCTCTGACCATGGCTTCAGCACGCGGGTTGTGGACCACAGAAAATTTACCAGCAAGGCCGAATTCGAGGCCGAACTGAATGATGATCTGAACACCGCCGGAGCTGATTTTGTCTGCCTCGCCGGGTTCATGCGGCTGCTATCGGCGAACTTCGTGCAAAAATGGCGCGGCCGGTTGCTGAACATTCACCCCTCGCTGTTGCCAAGCTTTCCCGGACTGGTGCCACAGCAACAGGCGCTGGATGCCGGTGTGCGGATTTCCGGGTGCACAGTGCATTTCGTCAGCGAAGATATGGATGCAGGGCCGATCATCGTCCAGACCGCAGTGCCGGTCCTGCCGCAGGACAGTGAAGCGACACTCAGCAAACGAATTTTGACTGCCGAACACCGGACTTATGCGCCCGCATTGGCAGCGGTGTGCGCGGGTCGGGTGTTCTGGGACGGTGGATCAAAAGCCACTATGTCAGACGAGGCCGGCGAGCCGCTTCATCACTATCTGGACATCTGA
- a CDS encoding ImmA/IrrE family metallo-endopeptidase, with amino-acid sequence MSDMRVSQKSSFEIEQVALSVRDLFGMYNDHCPEIVWALEAKLPTIIKEFALIPDGSALSPFEDAKTFYDPLRIELHESLYTGALSGVPLARHTLGHETGHVFLHRDQAKAWDMRRKEIKSREHSAEWQANEFSYHYLCPRHIVYQYESIEEIEHWLKVPRKLAERAFKEYSTKPREIPTYLRDILGF; translated from the coding sequence ATGAGTGACATGCGCGTTTCCCAAAAGAGTTCTTTTGAAATAGAACAGGTTGCGCTTAGCGTCCGTGATTTGTTTGGAATGTACAACGACCACTGCCCAGAGATCGTTTGGGCGTTGGAAGCGAAATTACCCACCATAATAAAAGAATTTGCATTAATTCCGGATGGATCGGCCTTGAGTCCATTTGAAGATGCGAAAACCTTTTATGATCCACTAAGGATTGAATTGCACGAGAGTCTTTATACGGGTGCTCTTTCTGGGGTTCCTCTTGCACGGCACACACTTGGCCACGAAACCGGTCATGTATTTTTGCACAGAGACCAGGCAAAAGCATGGGATATGCGTAGAAAAGAAATCAAGTCTCGTGAGCATAGCGCCGAATGGCAAGCTAACGAATTTTCATACCATTATTTATGTCCCAGACATATTGTTTATCAGTACGAATCGATTGAAGAAATCGAACATTGGCTCAAAGTTCCGCGGAAATTAGCTGAAAGAGCCTTCAAAGAATATTCCACTAAACCGAGGGAAATACCGACATATTTGCGCGATATTCTCGGTTTTTAA
- a CDS encoding ABC-F family ATP-binding cassette domain-containing protein, giving the protein MLSINSLTYRMAGRLLLEDASLSVPTGTKIGLVGKNGTGKTTLFKLITGDLAPESGSINLVRNARVGQVAQEAPGGPDSLLEFVLRADKERSALLEEAETATDPHRISDIYTRLGDIDAYSAEARAGTILSGLGFDAAAQLRPCSDFSGGWRMRVALAAVLFSAPDLLLLDEPTNYLDLEGTLWLQAYLKKYPHTIIIISHDRELLNESVEMIAHLEHRNITAYRGGYDVFEKTRREKQLLLEKGKVKHDAARKHMEAFVERFRYKASKAKQAQSRLKALEKMGTATTLIDETSLPIRFPPPEKVLAPPIMHFEQVSVGYTPGEPVLKNINLRIDDDDRIGLLGQNGNGKSTFAKLLAERLNAETGTITKPSKLKVAYFAQHQLDELKPAQSAFEHVRPLMPQAHESKVRSRVAQMGLGSDKMDTKVAKLSGGEKARLMLGLATFDGPHLLILDEPTNHLDIDSRQALVKALNDYPGAVVIVSHDRSLLDASVDRLWLVADGTIAPFEGDMDEYRRLILSGKSANTPAATAETEIVETELAQAPARPAISAQERRRDAAQKREALAPMRKKIKGLEAQIAKLNQEIARAEKALADPDLYTNDPGRVSALSKFRADAQKLLMSTEEEWLSLSDELESAMSEDA; this is encoded by the coding sequence ATGTTAAGCATCAATTCCCTGACCTATCGTATGGCTGGCCGTCTTCTGCTGGAAGACGCCTCCCTATCTGTGCCGACCGGCACCAAAATCGGCCTGGTGGGCAAGAACGGCACCGGCAAGACGACGCTGTTCAAACTCATTACTGGCGATCTTGCGCCGGAAAGCGGCAGCATCAATCTGGTGCGCAATGCCCGCGTCGGGCAGGTGGCACAGGAGGCCCCGGGCGGGCCGGACAGTCTGCTGGAATTCGTATTGCGGGCCGACAAGGAACGCAGCGCCCTGCTTGAAGAAGCGGAGACGGCTACAGACCCTCACCGCATTTCCGACATCTATACACGCCTTGGCGATATCGATGCCTATTCCGCCGAAGCGCGCGCCGGCACCATTCTCTCCGGGCTTGGGTTCGACGCTGCAGCGCAACTACGCCCCTGCTCCGATTTTTCCGGTGGCTGGCGGATGCGCGTCGCCCTGGCGGCGGTGCTGTTCTCCGCCCCCGATCTGCTGCTGCTGGATGAGCCGACCAATTATCTCGATCTGGAAGGCACCTTATGGCTTCAGGCCTATCTGAAGAAATATCCGCACACGATCATCATCATCAGCCATGACCGCGAATTGCTCAATGAATCCGTGGAGATGATCGCCCATCTGGAGCATCGCAACATCACCGCTTATCGCGGTGGCTATGACGTGTTTGAAAAAACGCGGCGCGAAAAGCAGCTGTTGCTGGAAAAGGGCAAGGTCAAGCATGATGCAGCGCGCAAGCATATGGAAGCCTTCGTCGAGCGCTTCCGCTACAAGGCTTCCAAGGCAAAACAAGCACAATCGCGGCTGAAAGCGCTGGAGAAAATGGGTACGGCCACCACGCTGATTGACGAGACCAGCCTGCCGATCCGGTTTCCGCCGCCGGAAAAGGTTCTGGCGCCGCCGATCATGCATTTTGAACAGGTTTCGGTGGGCTACACGCCCGGTGAGCCGGTGTTGAAAAACATCAATCTGCGGATTGATGATGATGACCGGATCGGGCTGCTGGGGCAGAACGGTAACGGTAAATCCACCTTCGCCAAATTGCTCGCCGAGCGTCTCAACGCCGAAACCGGCACCATTACAAAGCCTTCAAAGCTGAAAGTGGCGTATTTTGCGCAACACCAGCTGGATGAGCTGAAACCCGCCCAATCAGCATTCGAACATGTCCGGCCGCTGATGCCCCAGGCGCATGAATCCAAGGTCCGTTCCCGTGTCGCGCAAATGGGCCTTGGCTCTGACAAGATGGATACGAAGGTTGCGAAGCTTTCCGGTGGTGAAAAGGCACGCCTGATGCTGGGACTGGCAACCTTTGACGGGCCGCATCTGCTGATTCTGGATGAGCCGACCAACCATCTCGACATCGACAGCCGGCAGGCCCTGGTTAAGGCGCTGAACGACTATCCCGGCGCTGTGGTGATCGTCAGCCATGACCGCTCGCTGCTTGATGCAAGTGTTGACCGGCTGTGGTTGGTGGCCGATGGCACTATTGCGCCGTTCGAAGGCGATATGGATGAATATCGCCGCCTGATCTTAAGCGGCAAAAGCGCCAACACGCCCGCTGCAACTGCGGAAACCGAAATTGTCGAGACCGAGCTTGCACAGGCTCCGGCACGCCCGGCGATATCCGCCCAGGAGCGCCGCCGCGATGCGGCGCAGAAACGTGAAGCCCTGGCTCCAATGCGCAAGAAAATCAAAGGCCTGGAAGCACAAATTGCGAAATTGAATCAGGAAATAGCCCGCGCAGAAAAGGCACTGGCCGACCCTGATCTTTATACCAACGACCCTGGACGGGTTTCCGCACTTTCCAAATTCCGCGCTGATGCGCAAAAGTTGCTGATGAGCACGGAAGAGGAATGGCTTTCGCTGTCGGACGAGTTGGAATCCGCGATGAGCGAAGACGCATAG
- a CDS encoding dihydrodipicolinate synthase family protein, which yields MKSAHSRFGLSVAIATPFDESGAIQKDLLFSHADKSLANGCDSITFFGTTGEGPSLTAAERAQLFKDAVAAGIAVDKMIAGVICNTVEEACRESANALEAGAKAVLLAPPHYFAGLEEDGIFGWYERVLAGLGSSARDVILYNIPSLTGVPVSIETITRLRDRFGPVIRGIKDSSANWQNTKPLVETHHNIDVLVGDERHLAPAVRLGAAGAIGGLANLFPMQVRELTQGKDNDFISQLVELVISEQVIVAIKTLLAAQMSEPVWNNVRLPLTGLTGERREALLARFAALKASFGID from the coding sequence TTGAAGTCCGCTCACTCCCGCTTTGGTCTGTCTGTCGCAATTGCAACCCCGTTTGATGAAAGCGGGGCAATTCAGAAAGACCTGCTGTTTTCCCACGCTGACAAAAGTCTGGCAAATGGCTGTGATTCCATCACATTTTTCGGCACAACCGGGGAGGGGCCGTCTCTCACCGCAGCAGAACGCGCGCAGCTTTTCAAGGACGCTGTCGCCGCAGGCATCGCGGTGGACAAGATGATTGCCGGGGTGATTTGCAACACGGTTGAAGAAGCATGCCGCGAATCTGCCAACGCGCTTGAGGCTGGTGCAAAGGCAGTACTGCTGGCACCGCCGCATTATTTTGCCGGGCTCGAGGAAGACGGCATTTTCGGCTGGTACGAGCGTGTTCTCGCCGGCTTGGGGTCGTCAGCCCGCGATGTTATTCTCTACAACATCCCTTCCTTGACCGGCGTTCCCGTATCCATTGAGACAATTACCAGATTGCGCGACAGGTTCGGCCCGGTTATTCGCGGCATCAAGGATTCCTCGGCGAATTGGCAGAATACAAAGCCGCTGGTGGAAACCCATCATAATATCGATGTGCTGGTTGGTGATGAGCGTCATCTGGCACCGGCGGTGCGGCTTGGAGCGGCAGGGGCGATTGGCGGCCTTGCCAATCTGTTTCCTATGCAGGTTCGCGAACTGACACAGGGCAAGGACAATGATTTCATTTCCCAACTTGTGGAACTGGTGATCAGCGAACAGGTGATTGTCGCGATCAAGACATTGCTGGCAGCGCAAATGTCTGAACCGGTGTGGAATAATGTCCGCTTGCCGCTGACAGGTTTGACCGGCGAACGCCGCGAGGCCCTGTTGGCCCGGTTTGCGGCGCTGAAAGCAAGTTTCGGCATCGACTGA
- a CDS encoding VOC family protein, producing the protein MTGTSENPSIMSHVSIGVADFASAVAFYDAVLGSMGIRKIMSHKDAVAYGRDYPEFWVQIPQNGKAPSVGNGSHIGFFARSKDEVHGFWETALARGATPEGKPGPRPHYGESYYGCFLRDLDGHKIEAAFWDAELMK; encoded by the coding sequence ATGACCGGCACCTCAGAAAACCCAAGCATTATGTCTCATGTCTCAATCGGCGTCGCTGATTTCGCCAGCGCGGTTGCATTCTATGATGCGGTATTGGGCTCTATGGGAATCCGCAAAATCATGAGCCATAAAGACGCGGTTGCCTATGGGCGGGACTATCCGGAATTCTGGGTTCAGATTCCGCAGAACGGCAAGGCGCCTTCTGTGGGTAACGGAAGCCATATTGGGTTTTTTGCCCGCAGCAAGGACGAGGTTCACGGCTTCTGGGAAACCGCCCTTGCCCGTGGTGCCACGCCTGAAGGCAAACCGGGCCCGCGTCCGCATTATGGCGAGTCCTATTATGGCTGCTTTCTGCGTGATCTGGATGGCCACAAGATCGAGGCGGCATTCTGGGATGCCGAGTTGATGAAGTAG
- a CDS encoding helix-turn-helix transcriptional regulator: protein MLREYRIELGISLMEMAERIGCSVSTIAHYEKTGRDVSDELVEKIAYFLKLSPSRKASLLDARKLDLGGTLISENLVEEFRASRSRYKKFVENPGKGGIYYLSSKYREVNHE, encoded by the coding sequence ATATTAAGGGAATACCGAATTGAGCTCGGTATTAGTCTTATGGAAATGGCAGAGAGAATTGGCTGTTCAGTTTCAACGATCGCACATTATGAAAAAACAGGGAGAGATGTATCTGATGAGCTTGTTGAAAAAATTGCATACTTCCTGAAGTTAAGCCCAAGTAGGAAAGCCTCACTACTTGACGCAAGGAAATTGGATCTCGGAGGAACTCTAATTTCGGAAAATTTGGTGGAGGAGTTTCGGGCTTCACGATCAAGGTACAAAAAATTCGTCGAGAATCCAGGGAAAGGGGGAATCTATTATCTTAGCTCCAAATATCGGGAGGTAAACCATGAGTGA
- a CDS encoding YafY family protein translates to MRRADRLLQIIQILRRARRPYPASAIAEELEVSLRTIYRDIADLAGNRVPIRGEAGVGYILEDGYDVPPLMFTAAELEAIMLGMRMVQERGDDELKLGARDAIAKIAAVLPDHLKSTFIDAPLYAAEYGPKTTDRIDVAQIRFAMREQRKLKLAYRDENDVASERIIWPISIGYFRAARVVVSWCELRVDFRHFRTDRIDTMDVLEERYRPRRATLYADWWKLHIRPGDEKSSAQMSR, encoded by the coding sequence ATGAGAAGAGCTGATCGACTTTTACAGATTATCCAGATATTGCGCCGTGCGCGCCGACCTTATCCGGCCAGTGCGATTGCCGAGGAGTTGGAAGTATCCTTACGCACGATATATCGCGATATTGCCGATCTGGCTGGCAACCGCGTGCCAATTCGCGGCGAGGCTGGCGTCGGTTATATTCTGGAGGACGGCTACGATGTGCCGCCGCTGATGTTCACCGCCGCCGAACTGGAGGCGATCATGCTCGGCATGCGCATGGTTCAGGAGCGTGGTGACGATGAACTGAAGCTGGGAGCCCGCGATGCCATCGCCAAAATCGCCGCTGTGCTGCCGGATCATCTCAAGTCAACGTTTATTGATGCCCCGCTTTATGCTGCGGAATACGGCCCGAAAACCACTGACCGGATTGATGTTGCTCAAATCCGCTTTGCCATGCGCGAGCAGCGCAAGCTGAAGCTGGCCTATCGCGACGAAAACGATGTCGCCAGCGAGCGCATCATCTGGCCAATTTCAATCGGCTATTTTCGCGCCGCCAGGGTCGTCGTGTCATGGTGCGAGCTGCGGGTTGATTTCCGCCATTTCCGCACCGACCGGATCGACACAATGGATGTTCTGGAGGAGCGTTATCGCCCAAGGCGCGCCACGCTTTATGCCGATTGGTGGAAACTCCACATCAGGCCGGGCGATGAAAAGTCGTCGGCTCAGATGTCCAGATAG
- a CDS encoding phosphodiester glycosidase family protein, which yields MISGPTGSCETVRFDGTRYTVCGFDPTTHDIRLFHRDDNGTGFADFAALETFLDSEGLQLSFAMNAGMYHADRDPVGLYVEQGIERSPVNQNEGPGNFHLLPNGVFYLVGSAAGILETQAYLTSGIEPDFATQSGPMLIIDGELHPRFLQDGTSRKIRNGVGIAADGRTIVFALSEDRVNFYDFARLFRDRFGAKNALYLDGSISRLYIRDLERSDPGRAMGPIVGVVATKPAP from the coding sequence ATGATATCCGGGCCCACCGGCAGCTGCGAAACCGTGCGCTTTGACGGCACCCGCTACACGGTCTGTGGCTTTGATCCGACGACCCATGATATCCGGCTGTTTCACCGGGATGATAACGGCACCGGGTTCGCGGATTTCGCCGCATTGGAGACATTTCTCGACAGCGAGGGACTGCAACTGAGTTTCGCCATGAATGCCGGCATGTATCACGCCGACAGAGACCCGGTCGGGCTGTATGTCGAGCAGGGCATCGAACGCAGTCCGGTCAACCAGAACGAGGGTCCCGGCAACTTCCACCTGCTGCCGAACGGTGTTTTCTATCTGGTGGGCAGCGCCGCCGGCATTCTGGAAACGCAAGCCTATCTGACCTCAGGGATTGAACCGGACTTTGCCACCCAGTCCGGGCCGATGCTGATTATCGATGGCGAGCTGCATCCGCGCTTCTTGCAGGACGGCACCTCGCGCAAAATCAGAAATGGCGTCGGCATCGCCGCTGACGGTCGCACAATTGTGTTTGCACTCAGTGAAGACCGGGTGAATTTTTATGATTTCGCCCGGCTGTTCCGCGACCGGTTCGGCGCGAAAAATGCGCTGTATCTTGATGGCTCGATTTCACGGCTTTATATCCGCGATCTGGAACGCAGCGATCCCGGCCGGGCAATGGGGCCGATTGTCGGCGTGGTGGCAACAAAGCCGGCACCGTGA